In a genomic window of Scylla paramamosain isolate STU-SP2022 unplaced genomic scaffold, ASM3559412v1 Contig12, whole genome shotgun sequence:
- the LOC135097113 gene encoding uncharacterized protein LOC135097113, which produces MYISCHHHLCLSTCGIQGLGYTPYPISVFIQSFDLGHKSDPWQVTASLSGAPPGAILIGTTTVPYRNSTATFTDLSVSKPGEGYNLSFTITFPSYAPVLTATLVETFSSTQMSAAMVLQQPSIVQARQPIAITVQFVDEDSGLVLDGQAFKGQTFVGELLAKTAEGH; this is translated from the exons ATGTACATTTCTTGCCACCATCACCTTTGTTTGTCTACTTGTGGTATACAGGGGCTGGGCTACACTCCTTATCCCATCTCTGTATTCATTCAgtcctt TGACCTGGGCCACAAGAGTGATCCCTGGCAGGTCACAGCTAGTTTGTCAGGAGCTCCGCCAGGTGCCATCCTCATTGGCACCACCACAGTTCCCTACAGGAACAGCACTGCCACCTTTACCGACCTGTCTGTCAGCAAGCCCGGGGAAGGGTACAACCTCtctttcaccatcaccttccccAGCTATGCTCCAGTCCTCACTGCCACCCTGGTGGAGACCTTCAG CTCAACACAGATGAGTGCAGCAATGGTCCTGCAGCAGCCCAGCATAGTGCAGGCCAGACAGCCCATCGCCATCACTGTTCAATTTGTTGACGAGGATTCTGGCTTGGTGCTGGATGGCCAGGCCTTCAag
- the LOC135097101 gene encoding uncharacterized protein LOC135097101 isoform X2: MIIESIDTDTEVWRLSPIALIANPGPSGYVDLLNGPMDRGWCAGYMCQERISTFFSVVVTGMTYEMAMTSTPPQVVGTNYFQRSAKLVHVVLRGGHVLDIKTTPVITLTSGLMVKEDEFYEQNLVMNLANLFEVSPDNIRVISVMREDSKRQQGRLEAEVASVPTTSLNGEGEKGATGGEVIPYEKLVQSLEKAINRFQDESCSNCASLSVSDPIEPPPKEAPPKATEEEGTVVIPDVEPFYKQQEKEVAEKIKESLAVTEYVEPSSILVLSGVPSSVVQYTVFEMQPSVTVLGKEVCL, encoded by the exons ATGATCATTGAGAgcatagacacagacacagaggtgTGGCGCCTCTCCCCCATCGCCCTCATTGCCAACCCTG gcCCCAGTGGGTACGTGGATCTCCTCAATGGACCAATGGACAGAGGCTGGTGTGCAGGCTACATGTGTCAGGAGCGAATCTCAACCTTCTTCTCAGTTGTGGTGACCGGGATGACATATGAGATGGCCATGACCAGCACGCCCCCTCAG GTAGTAGGGACCAATTACTTCCAGCGTAGTGCCAAGCTGGTCCATGTGGTGCTGCGCGGAGGCCACGTCCTTGACATCAAGACCACACCCGTGATCACCCTCACCAGTGGCCtcatggtgaaggaagatgagtttTATGAGCAGAACCTTGTGATGAATCTGGCCAACCTGTTTGAGGTATCCCCAGACAACATCAGGGTCATCAGTGTTATGCGGGAGGACTCCAAGAGACAGCAGGGAAGGCTGGAG GCTGAAGTGGCCAGCGTTCCAACTACAAGCCTGAAtggtgagggggagaagggagcaaCTGGCGGGGAGGTGATTCCCTATGAGAAGCTGGTGCAGAGTCTGGAAAAGGCCATCAATAGATTCCAGGACGAATCGTGCAGcaactgtgcctctctctcG gtGAGTGACCCCATCGAGCCACCACCCAAGGAAGCCCCTCCAAAAGccacagaggaggaaggcacTGTTGTCATTCCAGATGTTGAACCGTTCTacaagcagcaggagaaggaggtggcagAGAAGATCAAGGAGAGCCTGGCAGTGACAGAGTATGTCGAGCCATCCAGTATAttggtgctgagtggtgtgCCCAGCAGTGTGGTGCAGTACACAGTGTTTGAAATGCAGCCGTCTGTCACTGTACTGGGTAAAGAGGTGTGTCTGTAG
- the LOC135097101 gene encoding fibrocystin-L-like isoform X1: MIIESIDTDTEVWRLSPIALIANPGPSGYVDLLNGPMDRGWCAGYMCQERISTFFSVVVTGMTYEMAMTSTPPQVLCLHLPHSPSSEAVVLRIFFPKPQRYDIYVDSVFVPPANLNISAAGYQLLPEDPTHPQAFLPTLDNVVGTNYFQRSAKLVHVVLRGGHVLDIKTTPVITLTSGLMVKEDEFYEQNLVMNLANLFEVSPDNIRVISVMREDSKRQQGRLEAEVASVPTTSLNGEGEKGATGGEVIPYEKLVQSLEKAINRFQDESCSNCASLSVSDPIEPPPKEAPPKATEEEGTVVIPDVEPFYKQQEKEVAEKIKESLAVTEYVEPSSILVLSGVPSSVVQYTVFEMQPSVTVLGKEVCL, from the exons ATGATCATTGAGAgcatagacacagacacagaggtgTGGCGCCTCTCCCCCATCGCCCTCATTGCCAACCCTG gcCCCAGTGGGTACGTGGATCTCCTCAATGGACCAATGGACAGAGGCTGGTGTGCAGGCTACATGTGTCAGGAGCGAATCTCAACCTTCTTCTCAGTTGTGGTGACCGGGATGACATATGAGATGGCCATGACCAGCACGCCCCCTCAG GTGCTGTGTCTGCACCTGCCACACAGTCCATCCTCCGAGGCTGTTGTCCTACGCATCTTCTTCCCAAAGCCTCAGCGTTATGACATCTATGTGGATAGTGTCTTTGTTCCCCCAGCCAACCTTAACATCTCTGCAGCTGGCTACCAGCTGTTGCCTGAGGACCCCACCCACCCTCAGGCTTTCCTTCCCACACTGGACAAT GTAGTAGGGACCAATTACTTCCAGCGTAGTGCCAAGCTGGTCCATGTGGTGCTGCGCGGAGGCCACGTCCTTGACATCAAGACCACACCCGTGATCACCCTCACCAGTGGCCtcatggtgaaggaagatgagtttTATGAGCAGAACCTTGTGATGAATCTGGCCAACCTGTTTGAGGTATCCCCAGACAACATCAGGGTCATCAGTGTTATGCGGGAGGACTCCAAGAGACAGCAGGGAAGGCTGGAG GCTGAAGTGGCCAGCGTTCCAACTACAAGCCTGAAtggtgagggggagaagggagcaaCTGGCGGGGAGGTGATTCCCTATGAGAAGCTGGTGCAGAGTCTGGAAAAGGCCATCAATAGATTCCAGGACGAATCGTGCAGcaactgtgcctctctctcG gtGAGTGACCCCATCGAGCCACCACCCAAGGAAGCCCCTCCAAAAGccacagaggaggaaggcacTGTTGTCATTCCAGATGTTGAACCGTTCTacaagcagcaggagaaggaggtggcagAGAAGATCAAGGAGAGCCTGGCAGTGACAGAGTATGTCGAGCCATCCAGTATAttggtgctgagtggtgtgCCCAGCAGTGTGGTGCAGTACACAGTGTTTGAAATGCAGCCGTCTGTCACTGTACTGGGTAAAGAGGTGTGTCTGTAG